From Carassius auratus strain Wakin chromosome 10, ASM336829v1, whole genome shotgun sequence, a single genomic window includes:
- the LOC113109723 gene encoding flocculation protein FLO11-like has translation MGQGWKMLPLIVFLLLWRTADGLKRGVYSNSDISEAHVTETLPVGEVGSTLFPQKSFRSRSKLNLLQFVKGGSSSDQSVSHDRTAPSSYASASLPPPLVQRPSSSLMSGSTVPGVASQLNLGTQYAARDSGFPIYRGSSYPAVPGISGHSNRDTLQVASSKGILMLQSAEAPLPVFSQSTSYSSSSAPGAASTSQSTPVLHSESSGQPLYPQGEGSLSKWASTPYTSDSSTKLSSTISHLSSGKQSTPSWFNSRSPGVSGTFLSSGSVHSIPTQVGSYSGVSQSLTPSSQYTPGSLMSNKLDASRSTNSQSSPIVSTSNTQSRSSMPLVTSSHVPVQGSSSSTRLSLKPPGTLGEYTPISPTKYISGPTSSRTSHSAVSPVGSLSQMESSGVFPSRGGNYYSGLLPPSQANSGKYALGYSFLSKPISSPQSTSSQSASVSNSRKPYISAFQDTTGAQFGAWQGMSSPSSGSVPSSVSSSVYCKCALSPLDVDSQTTTVHHSSEHFASNSDTQSESSTPFTLQGSITYDGPPQQKAIASQFAPVSHSFSSASSQSSTVQDLQEPLPSTDTGSSGTQAGSSTPFTLQHTISDGSPQPQHTSQFSPGLPSYPSLSFASPLGVASQSASKSQFTSASRGSSMAPLGASALFAPGSTSSRYSGSVQSQDAASQFAPGSKPSYTSLSVSFPKADSGPSLQSSRKPFTSTFTGSSGTQAGSSTPFTLLHTASSGSSPPQNNANQFSPGWPSSYHGVSSSLGVASPSSLRKTFTSTFTGSSGTQAGSSFTLQGSSASGGSSTQGATGQFVPGSSSASVSSSPQSVGSQSSQPQRGSSVSQRWQPSSTHWTQGVPTSDAGAPLGSSSSPSSPIQFSSQSSAGGSTSRVSSLSVSASRGSTSHDGSFQSQSSSTKYTTGSQVLPYDPSVAAQGTSSVFASEVLSGSSSLNNQNAPAPSRSSSSRRVYSVKG, from the exons ATGGGTCAAGGATGGAAAAT gttacccTTGATAGTATTCCTACTACTCTGGAGGACTGCTGATGGACTTAAAA GGGGTGTTTATTCAAATTCTGACATCTCGGAGGCCCACGTGACTGAGACTCTGCCTGTTGGAGAAGTGGGCTCCACTTTGTTTCCTCAAAAATCCTTTAGAAGCAGGTCAAAGTTGAATCTACTCCAGTTTGTCAAAGGTGGTTCTAGTAGCGATCAGTCAGTATCCCATGACCGGACTGCTCCAAGCAGCTATGCTTCGGCTTCCTTACCTCCGCCCCTAGTTCAACGGCCTTCAAGCAGTTTGATGTCTGGATCAACCGTTCCAGGTGTCGCTAGTCAATTAAATTTGGGAACCCAGTATGCTGCAAGAGATTCTGGATTTCCGATATATAGAGGGAGTAGCTACCCTGCTGTGCCTGGTATTTCTGGCCACTCCAACCGTGATACTTTGCAGGTGGCCAGCTCCAAGGGAATCTTAATGCTTCAATCAGCAGAAGCCCCTTTGCCAGTGTTCTCTCAGAGTACCTCTTACAGCAGTTCATCTGCTCCAGGTGCTGCTTCCACTTCTCAAAGTACCCCTGTACTGCATTCAGAAAGCTCAGGTCAACCTTTGTACCCTCAGGGTGAAGGTAGTTTGTCTAAATGGGCCTCTACTCCGTATACCTCAGACTCCAGTACAAAGCTCAGTTCAACCATTTCTCACCTATCCTCTGGTAAACAAAGCACCCCGAGTTGGTTTAATTCCAGATCTCCAGGAGTTTCTGGCACATTTTTATCTTCTGGTTCGGTCCATTCTATACCTACACAAGTTGGAAGTTACAGTGGCGTGTCCCAGTCTCTCACTCCCTCTAGTCAGTATACTCCAGGATCTTTAATGTCTAACAAGCTTGATGCTAGCCGGTCCACAAATTCTCAAAGTTCACCTATTGTTTCTACATCAAACACCCAGAGCAGGTCTAGCATGCCGTTAGTGACTTCTAGTCATGTCCCTGTACAAGGCAGTAGTAGCTCTACCAGGTTATCTCTTAAGCCTCCAGGCACTCTGGGTGAGTATACTCCAATATCCCCTACCAAATATATAAGCGGTCCCACAAGTAGCAGGACTTCCCATAGTGCAGTTTCACCGGTTGGCTCTCTGTCTCAAATGGAATCTTCTGGTGTATTTCCATCACGTGGAGGGAACTATTACAGTGGGTTGCTTCCACCGTCTCAAGCTAACTCTGGGAAATATGCTCTTGGCTACTCATTTCTTTCTAAGCCCATTTCTTCACCCCAAAGCACTTCCAGTCAGTCTGCTAGTGTCTCAAATTCCCGTAAACCATATATCTCTGCATTCCAGGATACCACTGGGGCTCAGTTTGGGGCCTGGCAGGGAATGAGCAGCCCTTCCAGTGGTTCTGTCCCGTCTTCAGTTTCCTCAAGTGTATATTGCAAGTGTGCATTGTCGCCCCTAGATGTAGACAGTCAGACTACTACAGTTCACCATTCAAGTGAGCATTTTGCCTCTAACTCTGACACCCAGTCAGAGTCGTCTACCCCCTTCACCCTGCAAGGAAGTATCACTTATGATGGACCCCCACAGCAGAAAGCTATTGCAAGTCAGTTTGCCCCTGTGTCCCACTCCTTTTCAAGTGCATCATCCCAATCTTCTACTGTTCAGGATTTACAAGAGCCGCTTCCATCTACTGACACGGGCAGTTCTGGCACCCAGGCTGGGTCCTCCACTCCCTTTACCCTGCAACACACCATTTCTGATGGATCACCTCAGCCTCAACATACTAGCCAGTTTAGCCCTGGGTTGCCATCCTATCCAAGTTTATCATTCGCATCACCCCTAGGTGTTGCTAGTCAATCTGCTTCAAAGAGCCAGTTTACCTCTGCCTCCCGGGGCAGCTCGATGGCTCCGCTTGGGGCCTCTGCTCTCTTTGCACCAGGAAGCACGAGTAGCCGTTACAGTGGTTCTGTCCAGTCTCAAGATGCTGCAAGTCAGTTTGCCCCTGGATCGAAACCCTCCTACACAAGTTTATCAGTGTCCTTCCCCAAAGCTGATTCTGGTCCTTCACTTCAGAGTTCACGGAAACCGTTTACCTCTACCTTCACAGGCAGCTCTGGCACTCAGGCAGGGTCCTCGACTCCCTTCACCCTGCTTCACACTGCTTCAAGTGGATCATCTCCACCTCAAAATAATGCTAACCAGTTTAGCCCTGGGTGGCCATCCTCGTATCACGGTGTGTCCTCATCCCTAGGTGTTGCCAGTCCATCTAGTTTACGGAAGACATTTACCTCTACCTTCACAGGCAGCTCTGGCACCCAGGCTGGATCCTCTTTTACACTGCAGGGAAGCAGTGCTTCTGGTGGATCATCTACACAAGGTGCAACAGGTCAATTTGTCCCTGGGTCTTCATCTGCAAGTGTGTCGTCCTCGCCACAAAGTGTAGGCAGTCAGTCCAGCCAACCACAACGGGGCTCTTCTGTGTCCCAAAGATGGCAGCCTTCATCCACTCATTGGACACAAGGTGTTCCAACTTCAGATGCTGGTGCTCCACTGGGTAGCTCTTCATCTCCAAGCTCTCCAATACAGTTCTCTTCCCAGTCATCCGCAGGAGGCTCCACTTCAAGAGTTTCTAGTCTGTCTGTTTCTGCATCGCGTGGGAGCACCAGTCATGATGGCTCTTTCCAGTCACAAAGCTCTTCTACAAAGTATACCACTGGATCCCAGGTCTTGCCCTATGATCCAAGTGTTGCTGCTCAAGGTACATCCAGTGTTTTTGCTTCTGAGGTCTTAAGTGGGTCCAGTTCACTGAACAACCAGAATGCTCCTGCTCCATCCCGCAGCTCTTCCTCAAGACGTGTCTACTCTGTCAAGGGCTGA
- the LOC113109721 gene encoding V-type proton ATPase subunit B, brain isoform-like: MKALRGMVSGAVSEISSAVTGSKYVAVRENVLAVTRDYISQPRLTYKTVAGVNGPLVILDQVKFPRFAEIVHLTLPDGTKRSGQVLEVTGSKAVVQVFEGTSGIDAKKTSCEFTGDILRIPVSEDMLGRVFNGSGKPIDRGPVVLAEDYLDINGQPINPQCRIYPEEMIQTGISAIDGMNSIARGQKIPIFSAAGLPHNEIAAQICRQAGLVKKSKDVMDYSEDNFAIVFAAMGVNMETARFFKSDFEENGSMDNVCLFLNLANDPTIERIITPRLALTSAEFLAYQCEKHVLVILTDMSSYAEALREVSAAREEVPGRRGFPGYMYTDLATIYERAGRVEGRNGSITQIPILTMPNDDITHPIPDLTGYITEGQIYVDRQLHNRQIYPPINVLPSLSRLMKSAIGEGMTRKDHSDVSNQLYACYAIGKDVQAMKAVVGEEALTSDDLLYLEFLQKFERNFISQGAYENRTVFETLDIGWQLLRIFPKEMLKRIPQSTLTEFYPRDSKH, encoded by the exons ATGAAGGCTCTTAGAGGAATGGTGAGTGGAGCCGTGAGTGAAATATCATCTGCTGTTACCGGGAGCAAATACGTCGCCGTTCGGGAAAATGTCCTCGCCGTGACTCGTGACTACATTTCTCAGCCGAGATTAA CTTATAAAACCGTGGCTGGTGTTAATGGACCCCTGGTCATTTTGGATCAAGTGAAG TTCCCCAGGTTTGCTGAGATCGTTCATCTGACTTTGCCTGATGGCACCAAGAGGAGCGGACAAGTGCTGGAGGTCACAGGTTCCAAAGCTGTGGTACAG gtGTTTGAGGGAACATCTGGTATCGATGCCAAAAAAACTTCATGTGAATTCACAGGGGACATTTTGCGCATACCTGTGTCTGAGGATATGCTGG GTCGGGTCTTCAACGGCTCAGGAAAGCCAATTGATCGAGGACCCGTGGTGCTGGCGGAGGACTACTTAGACATTAATG GTCAGCCGATTAATCCTCAGTGTCGTATTTATCCTGAGGAAATGATCCAGACTGGCATCTCTGCCATTGATGGAATGAACAGTATTGCAAGAGGCCAAAAAATTCCCATTTTTTCTGCAGCTGGTCTACCCCACAATGAG ATTGCTGCACAGATCTGTCGTCAGGCGGGATTGGTGAAGAAGTCCAAAGATGTTATGGATTATAGTGAGGACAACTTTGCCATTGTGTTTGCTGCCATGGGG GTCAACATGGAGACTGCAAGATTTTTTAAGTCTGATTTTGAAGAAAACGGTTCCATGGACAATGTGTGCCTCTTTTTAAATTTGGCCAATGATCCCAC GATTGAACGCATCATCACCCCTCGCCTTGCACTTACCTCAGCTGAGTTTCTGGCTTACCAGTGTGAGAAACACGTGCTGGTCATATTGACTGACATGAGCTCTTATGCCGAGGCTTTACGAGAG GTCTCAGCAGCTAGAGAAGAGGTTCCTGGTCGACGTGGTTTCCCAGGTTACATGTACACTGATCTGGCAACAATATACGAGAGGGCTGGACGTGTGGAGGGACGCAATGGCTCCATCACTCAAATCCCAATCCTCACTATGCCCAATGATG ATATTACACATCCTATTCCCGATTTAACTGGCTACATCACCGAGGGTCAAATTTATGTGGACAGGCAGCTTCATAACAGACAG ATCTAtcctcccatcaatgtactaccTTCTTTGTCTCGATTGATGAAGTCAGCCATTGGTGAAGGAATGACACGCAAAGACCACTCAGATGTCTCTAATCAGCTG TATGCTTGCTATGCCATCGGGAAAGATGTGCAGGCAATGAAGGCCGTGGTTGGGGAAGAAGCACTGACATCAGATGACTTGTTGTACCTGGAGTTCTTACAGAAATTTGAGAGGAATTTTATTTCCCAGG GTGCATATGAGAACCGAACTGTGTTTGAAACACTGGACATTGGCTGGCAGCTGTTGAGAATCTTCCCCAAGGAGATGCTGAAGAGGATTCCTCAGAGCACTCTGACTGAGTTTTACCCCCGAGACTCCAAACATTAG